TTTTGCTCAACACAATGGAAGcctgaaaaaaaagaaacattgcGTCGTAAGCTCTACCCCTGTGTGATTCTACAGCCAGCCAATTCGGATAAATTTCACTTTACCGTTCTGAACCGATTATTCATTTCCTAACTGAGAACAACTGTGCACACATGGAGAAGCGGCAGGAAACATGTTTCTATTTTGCTGGCATCCGGAGGAGAACTGGAACCGTGTGTGTCTTTGGGCTTATTGTTGGTGTATGACAAGAGGaccgatcattcaattttcacgaATGAGCATTGATTCCAGATTAAAAGGGGCGTCAAAGAATAACACATTGCAATCCCGAtgggaagaaagaattccccgGCAGTGATAGCTGTTTTCTTCGATTAAAAACTGTAGGCTTCACTGcgctttttcataaatttttttttcaaacaaataggTTTACATGAAAAGTAAGATCATTGAACAGATTTGTTAAAAAATTAAACACGATTAATACAAAACTTCACAAGCTGTCGATTATacgaatttgaaaaataaaatttcaaataaaaacgcATTTCACACATAAAATTTGATAAAAACGGTAACTTACCGATTGTTCAGCGATTCCATCATCTTTTTAATCGTTCTTCTTGACGTGTTTGACTTGACCTAAACGTGGACTCGTTAAGTGATCACCGGCACATTTTCGATAAAATGTGTCGTGAAATAATTTAATACAAGAAAAATGATATGACATTTCTGGTGTCGGTTTGTTTTTCATATCTTTTTTAGGTTGTTAATCGTTAGACAGCAAAACACTCAAATCTTATCTGTTTCCTATCTTAAAGGTGTGTTCGCaatttttgtataactttaaaTTAGTTATagtcatgttttttttcgtttcggatgtcagatataatatatattaaagggtgtgtcacatcaaattgcatcacggaaaaaacgctgtagaaattcgcccagtagaccgatccttttgaaaattttagacagtaaaataaaaactattaaacaacttttggcattttctttttattcatacttcgaacccaagcccgtatgctcgcaccttcctctttaccccgtccataaggttctgtacaacgtcaggttgtagttttttttgaacagaaatccattttctcttgaagtccgcctccgatttgacaacttttgggttcttccggagggcctgcttcataatcgcccaatatttctctattgggttaagctccggcgcgttggtcgggttcatttcctttggcacgaaggtgatcccgttggcttcgtaccactccaacacgtcctttgaatagtggcacgaagcgagatccggccagaagatggtcgggccctcgtgctgcttcaatagtggtagtaagcgcttctgtaggcactccttaaggtaaacctgcccgtttaccgtgccggtcatcacgaagggggcgctccactttccgcaagagcagatcgcttgccacaccatgtactttttggcaaacttggatagtttctgcttgcgaatctcctccggaacgctgaatttgtcctctgcggagaagaacaacaggcccggcagctgacgaaagtccgctttgacgtaggtttcgtcgtccattaccaggcaatgcggcttcgtcagcatttcggtgtacagcttccgggctcgcgtcttccccaccatgttttgcctttcgtcgcggttaggagccttctgaaccttgtatgtacgcaggccctcccgctgtttggtccgctggacgaataaacttgacaaatttagcttattggcgacatcccggaccgaacttctcggatcacgtctaaactgcttaattacgcgcttgtgatctttttcactgacggagcatccatttttgccgttcttcaccttccggtcgatggttgggttctcgaagtatcgttttagtactcttctgaccgtggattggacgattcccagcatcttaccgatgtcccgatgtgacaactccgaattctcgaaatgagtgcgcaggattaattcacgacgttctttttcgttcgacgacatttttccaaatttatgaaaaattgacagtgaagcatggccaacgtgatctatacactcttatctgattataaccgacagctgaagatataattcctaaaaataaaatttctacagcgttttttccttgatgcaatttgatgtgaaacaCCCTTTAGATCAGATATAATTTATAAGCTTCGCTTTAATCATGCGTTGTAgacgtttacaaaaaaaaactgagtgaAATAACTAAACATAATACACTTTGGAGGCTTGATCAGTAGTAATTGTACATCGAATTTTGAAATGTTACATCGATTGCAAATCATCACTCAATTACTAAAGTTTCCTCTTTATTAGACCTTAATTCAGTATAATGGAATGATTCAGCTAAAATTGCAGCAATTGCAAATCATTATAACTAAGCTAAGAATGTCATGAAGAAATTAGATTTCTAGATTTGAAACTGGATTTGCCAACACTTACGTTATAATATTGATGATTTACTATCTTTCGTCTCACtcgttatttttcaaatttaacttgtCTTCTGTTTGTCAGCTGCATTGCCTCGTCTTCCGTCACAAATCTTCCTCTTCAAGTGTCTTAACAAAAACGCGCTGGTTTTGAACACTAAACACACCATCACTCCAAGGAACGCAAACACATCGATGAGGTTTCGCTGCAGGAAATTCAAATCCGCCCCTTGATAGTGCAGATGGGGTGCCCCTTTGTGCCGAACCACGTACTCCACCCAAAACGTGGCCAAATCCATCGCCGTCTGGGGTCGATCCTTGTACAGCGTGGCGAAACGTTCTATTCTCTCGGCGTATTGGGCGTTCTCCAATACTTCCCGAATAGCACTGGTCAGAAGTGGTTCCGTCAACTCATCAAATGGAACCGCAACACCCCAGCCATCCCGTACCACCTGAGCTACGTTTGTATCCTGATCGGCAAACATGGGAATACCAACGACGGGAACTCCGTGGTACATCGATTCGGTGATGCTTCCAAGCCCTCCATGGGTGACGAACAGCTTTAGATTCGGGTGGGCCAGGATGGCGTCCTGTGGCAGCCACTTACCGATGAAAACGTTCGCTGGCTTCCCCGGCATCACATCGGTGTCCCACTTCCAGATGATCCGTTGCTTCAGcttggaaatgcttccaatgaTTGCATCGAATTTGTCCTGTCTCAAATTGGAACTCTTCAGGTTCGATCCAAAGCTGAGGAATATGGCTCCATGTTCGGCACCATCCAACCACTCCTGCAGGTCGGACGGAAGCGGATCGGGCTTGGCTTTTATTTGCAGTCCACCGACTTCCACCATGTTCGGTACATAAGGCCGTGGGATGGTTTGGGTGAAATACGAGTTGAGCATCACGAGCGATACATTAAGCCTCGCCTCGTTGTACGAGGGAAATTGTTTTTCGGCCGGGAAGTTGTGGCTGAAGAAAAAATACTTATTGACCTCTGTTATTCAGATTTAAGAACTTGTATACGTACTCATAATACACCTTCATCCGGTACTTGAAATACTCCACCAGCACCGAGTCAACAGTGGTGATCAAAGTATTCTTTACTCGATCCAAGAACTTCATGGGATTTTTATTGCCCAAGAACAAGTGTGGCACAGATGCGACTTCCGTCGGATTCCCGACCAGATTGTTCAGACCCCCAGGTCCAGCAGAGAAATACAGAATCGTGGGGCAGTTGAAAAGCGATCCGATTCCCAGGACGAAGTCGTTCATAAACCAGCCAACCACGGCCACATCGAAATGCTGCTTCTCCTCTACCAGCCGCCGAAACTGCGGTGAATTCAACGTAAAATTGTTGTAATCAAGCGAGGCCCGCAAAATTGTTGGCATAAACTTGATCATGTTCCGACTGCCTCCCTGCATGAAGCTGGCCATCACCTCCCCGAAGGCATCCTCGATCGGCACGTAGATATCGTGGTAGTTTTTGACCGGTTTCGACAGCGGGAATGCACTGACCATTGTGACCTTCAAAAAAAAGATTCGGATTAATTCATTCAATCACTTAATCTTTGAAATCACCAGAAGTGAGTTCATACTTCATGTCCTCGACTGGCCAGATTCTTCATCAGGGCTTGGGTACCCAGAACATGCGATCTACTGGCCGTTGGGAAGAAGCAAAGAATTTTCGCTGACTGAGCCCCGTCGAAGTGAATGGCCGCCGCGATGAAAAAGCACAACAGTCGTGCGCTAGTGCTGACCATTTTAGCTGTGACAAGTTTACGGAGATTTGGGTTGTTTTGTAGTTTAAATCATATATCGATACAACTCGAACGTTTCATTGAGTGTTATCCGTCAACTCGAAATTGTTGAATTTTGGCAAACCAGTGAGTAATCTGAAATATAGAAGTGAAAAATTATTTAGAGGTGGTGTTTTGAAGTTCACACTTTCATTTTTTCAGCACAAAATTACACAATAATAAATACCTCTTAAATTCCGAGCCAATATTTTCTGACCTTGCTCGGATAAGATTGTGTTGCAAACTGAACAGTCTGTCCTGCCAAATCCCAAATcggaaacaaaaattaaatctaGTATCAAATGCGCTGTGTCACTGCGTAATGCTCCCCAATGTGTTATCATTGTGTTCTCAAGTGACCGATAGCGAGATATTGTAACCTCTAATGCTACTGTAACTCGGTGGTGACATCggtggtgtaaataacatgttttttacATTTTGTCTGAGGTACATGCATAAAATGTCCAATTctctgtaatattttttttcgaagaagttTTGTGGCTTATCGTGAACAGTGAGTCGCTAATGACATAAATGTCAAAGCATGACAAAAATTCCTTGTGATAGAACGTTTTGAATCTCTGAAGCTTACAAAAACAAGAACGTGATATACTTGGGCTTATCGTGAGTAGAATTCTCCCGATCGAAGATTTTTTGAGTTtattgtttataaataaaagaTATACCTCGCTAAACTGAAAGTGTGCTCTACACTGTTCTACTCCTCACTCGGACTTCGAATACTACGGGGTTTCAAGTACAGATTGGAAGACTGGAAATGTAAAAGGGCCAAAGACATGATTTCCAACACTCAATCCCACCTTTCGTCTAAGACACCATCACTGGAGATAAGACGTGGGTTTTGGAGTATGATACGCAATTCAGGCATCGGTCTTGTGCCGAAAAAATAATGTCATCTTCCTTCAAAAACTATTGATTCAATGCTTTTGGTTTCATGGATCATGGATTACAAAAATGATTCTTGAGGTCATAAATTTTTAAGCACACTTCTAGTTACGGCATATTTTTGTTCGATTTATGATAAAAAGTTGAAGGGTTGTACCCGGAAAACGACAATGATACACCAAACCAGATGAATGAAAAGTACAGACAAGAACTGTTTCGGAGGCTATACTACACCTTGCGACTGTGGCCTGCATTTCCAGTACACTTTTCGAATACATTGTTCTGCTCATTTCTGTGATTACCTACCCGTACCGTCAATGAGGAGCAACTGCGATCATCACGGCGAGTCAGTCGCTTGAAATTCACACGCGATGAACGGACACTGTAGGGAGAAAATATTCCAATTTTATGTCCCTTATCAATCCGATTACTTGCCTGAACATCATGTgttgcaaattgattttttgaagcGTTTCTGAGATTTTTTCCAAAGCAAAATATCAGGGATGCAAACCTAACTAAACTGGGATGCAAAAGGGCgaaccaaacagctcgaaaaattataACAACTGCATAACTTTCACTCGGTCGATATGACTGACTTTGCTCGGTTTCTATAATAGCAAAATAAAGCTAACGAGTAAAATTATTTTCGACTTGAATTACATAATAGGACCCACAGTCTTACTGCTTCCAGCGAGCAGTCAGTATCGAACCACGGTACGATTTTGCTTGCATCTTCAAATCCGAGGTAGAACCCGATGAAATGATGTCATATCGTCTGGTGGAGAGCACTTGTGTAATTTTTATCACCCCATGTCCATGAAATGAAGCGGAAACTGCAGTCAATTAACACTCAATTAGTAGAACAGAAGCAGGAGCAAAACAGTAGCAACATCAGCAATATCAACAACTTCAGCAACACCATCAACAGCAACGAAAgagtatttcatttttttgtgacgacgTGAAATAAAATACATTGCATATATGTTTCGTTCCTGTTGCGGCGTGTTTTTTCTAACGTTTCATTAAGTGGTAaatcagttcttttcagaacaacTCTCTGAAGGAGTTTTCACGAGGAACGTTTCTCTCAGTCAAATAGTGCACCATCTGACGAGAGTCTCCCGTTTTTTATTTGGACTAAAAGATTTAATACTAAAAGATGTAATACTACGTCAAAAGAATAATATATGCGATGTATGCTTTTTATACACGTGCTCGACGAATTGACGAAATTGAAGAAATAACTCAATAGTAGAAATTTTTGGTGGCCCTGATGCGTGATTTTATCGTAACTTGTCTAGTGGACcaatcgtatttttttttagtggaccaatcaaaatgagggaTTTTCCTTCCTTTAGGaaattcttggcaattttcaattttaatttttttaaatttcaaatttcaaccttttttttatcccatttatttattaggctcattagcattttagctgtaacagagccgggtttaatcgtgtacatgtacatatgttaatgtttctataaattgtgaattacacagtaattAGTAGTAACCatgtaggcgttaagttttctgttccattacgttatgataaattacacagtagtagccatttaggcgtaaggttattctttctgttcatccattgttcagcagaccggacagcggagacagttgatattgatcattgttgggctatttatagaacagcagcccgatgtttcttgcagagcagggcagttgtatggatgaatcgatctttgttccaccgtggatcgatttccatcgctgatgatggttgcgtggacgtagctattctataacaacacaaagatggtcaattgagggccctgagtttgaactcacgatcgatcgcttggtaagcgaacgcgtaaccaagtggctacgaagaccctccTACCTTTCAGCCTTTCAGCCTTTGATTAAGAtgagaaataatttttaattttgtaaattGGCTTCGAGACAGTTACAATAAAATCACGCATCAGTACcaccaaaaatttcaaaaaaattttaattgttcgattgaaAAAATCTTAAATTTTCGTGATGAAAGttccaaaaaatattgaagcataaatttctgcataactcaagaactaatcaagcaaatggaaccaaaattgggatgtgagggtttttgggcacgagaaatgtttctatgatgatatggcacccctccctcctctggaatggagagaggatctcataaaaataatacacatatttcaaccaaacaaattccaaatatacatgacaattgaaaattttcggaaaactctgaaggaaaatgggaaaattcggaaaatgaaattcgcatatgttctacaattacatagtgataagcgttgttagtccatttgatggttgcgctaacgaaattggtcTTGGTTCGAACATGGAAATGGATTTGATAAAGTGAtaaaatgcactcctatatcttcttctatctatataaataaaaatagatcgccgaatgtgttgataagagcaaaactcgaggaagaatttgtccgatttagggatttttttttctatcatattttctgtatcaaacatttattcgttgtaacggagaaacacatGCAAATATggtttaaaaaatcttgaacgagaattgtgtctgaaaaaaaactgatatAATAATGAcgtgttttggtagaagtagtaGGAATTtaaatagtaaaaggtaatttttaagggtagattagaaggtctaccaatgaacagttctgcgattggacccatgaacgttttttttgtctttatttaatCCGTTGGCTGGTTCGTTTCTGTaaaacccatgaacgtgcgcttagtaagaaaacgtgaatgtgataacgaaaaataaattttgggcgggacgaagtttgcccaGTCATACTACTAGATATTGTACAAATGTACCAGTTTAGtagagtagcacattttctgttatttcatttaatgtaataaatcgggatgccaaaacgtGTGATAAAAATTGGTTTTGGGTGTGGTCATGTCAAGTTGGGCAGAGTTTAATTCACAATTGGAATGCATATATGTCAACACTTCGAAAATCTTCTCTGCGATTTTGAATCTCAGAAACGGAACAATCTTATGCGTACGCTCCTAACAGTGAGAGAGGcctgaattcaaaccaacaaaccAAACATGTTGAAGTGACTTCAAAGGTGCATGAAGTCATGTCCGGAGTGTTTTGGTTTTATATATCCAATAAATATACGCATGTACACTTTTCAGAAGTCGTTTTAACACGGATTTTTTATGTAGGAGTAGGAGATTCCCAATAATTTCACATTTGTTCACGATTTGCGTTAGCATGCTGCAAATAAATGTAGCAACTGGAACATATCCAACAATACTGACATAACTGCAATGATTCACATAATTTATACGGCAGAACACAACGTCGAAAAGGAAAGAATTCATTACACACACGCTaaccaacagtgttaatcgagAAATTAAACATATCTAGAGAGCACAATTAATTCGATACCATTAGCGAAAGAACGTTATCCACAATGTCATCCTAATCAGCACTCACAAGTTTCTTACCTTACGTCACGCAATACGAACATTGATTTGATCACTCCAGACCACTTGTTTTAGTTCCGAACCGCTACCGTATCTTCCTCAAAACCTTCACTGCCTTTGCTACtaataaattatttgaaaattaagtTCGATTTAATTGAAACGCTGTTCCAAAATAAGCGCGCGTGCCGCGAGCTAGCACTGCCACCAATTTCACCACCATCGGACTCCGATTGCGTTCTGTCAAGATGAGAAGCAATGATCCATTCGGTGTGCTTAACCTAGGGAAATCACCAACATCACCACTAACCACAACCACCACCATTCTACCACCCAGCATTCCATTCGATGTGTGATGTTGCTTTAGGTCTTCTTTTGTATCACACGAACCACAACATCACACGCGGAACTACGATCCGCATCACAGACGTTCGACATCATCACCTACACAGCGAAATTAACTTGTTGCTTTCCTCTGTCGTCGTCCACTGTGTGTTTCTCTCTCGCGGTTGAGCCGTGACAAATAGTAGGTAGGGATGGTCATTATAACCGGTTCTCGGCGTGACTCAGCAGGTTAACGACGGAAGCGCGTAAAAAACAGCAAACTAACGGAATGGAGCTGTCATGGTACTGGGAACATTGATCTGAACTAACAGTTTgactgcaaatataaatatagacAGTGTGCCAATTAGGCTCCGGAACTCAAACCACATTTTAGCAACCAGGAGTGCTAACTACAACAAACATTAACTGTTGAGAATTTAATCAGGTGTACCTTTGACATTATTTCAACGAAATAGAATTTCGTTTCGTTTATGTATAGGTTGATCTCTGTCTCGCCTGAGGACCTACCTGCCTTATATGTTCAAAGTTCTCGCTTAATAACGATTTGTTTCCATCTCAATCAATCCTATCATGAAGAGCAAACGCTGTCGGTTTCAATAAGAATTAAAAGCGCTTTTGTGGCAGTTattacattaacattaacaaacatttggctgtaactttacaacgaaatcaaatagCGACAACATTTCTTCTGaagcaaaaagaaaaaaaattgattttttcgacCCTCCAAACCGGGATCCCCCTTATTAAGTAGAAATCAGAAATACGTTAAGAACATTTCGCGCATTTATGTCTTTTTACTTCGGAGGATGATTTTACTTTGAATAAATTTGAcgattcaacaaagttgttttcGAAAGACCATAATTCCCCCTGATATAATCGGTCGTCATTCTTATACTAACGGAAGAAATAGAATGAAATTGAGAATTAGGTTCTCCAAAGCAGGCTCTCAAATATCATACCGACCTTTTAAACTTTAACAAAttgagccccgattttttcttgctgcgcatTCCATTTAGGCCGCTTCatgagcgtttgcacaataacAGTATCAATtccagttcccaaagatacgTATTGCATAAACAGCAATTCCatatgaaatcgacaaatgacaaaacatgactatttttgattcgaatgaaagtgtgtattccgtttgggttagaggaaatatgagttttccagagCAATTGGgagttttttgactcaagcgtaacttttgaaaagggcgtatcgattttagaaggagaaatctttgataatttatatctaaaaaactatgagtcgtaccgaaatagtgtcttagaaagagttatatagtattgatggttgaatatgaaaaaaatgtacactgagaaaaaaatagtactcttttttttatttacaaaataaaaatttaatttgcaatatttaaaatacatatttttttattttttcatacaaaatagaagtcatgcagaaaattaaaaaaattgacccaagatggtaaaactatttttgacaaactttgtggaacatcgaatttttatgaattttagaaacttcgaatttttgtattttttttttatcccatttatttatttattaggctcattagcattttagctgtaacagagccggggttTTTAATCGTGTATATGTACATATGtctatgtttctataaattgtaaattacacagtagtttgtagtagccatttaggcgttaagttttctgttctattatattatggtaaattacacagtagtagccatttaggcgcaagagttttttttctgttcttcctttgttcagcagaccggacagcggagacagttgatattgatcattgttgggttatttatagaacagcagcccgatgtttcttgcagagcagagcagttgtatggataaatcaaactttgttccaccgtggatcgatttccatcgctgagttccctgagtttgaactcacgatcgatcgcttggtaagcgaacgcgtaaccaagtagctacgaagaccccctcgaatttttgtatgttaacaatcatttttagccacagattatgaatcctgatgtgatttaaacgaaaaaaaagttattatcaatctccttctaaatgtagccattctcgtaatatttaaaaaagtatttctaatttattgtcttttttatagtaaataatcccttactatactataaaaaatatataaaatatatattactataaaaaagacaataaattagaaatatttttttaaatatttcgagaatggctacatttagaaggagattgataataaccttttttcttttaaatcacatcaggattcataatctgtggctaaaaatgattgttaacatacaaaaattcgaagtttcgaaaattcctaaaaattcgatgttccacaaagttcgtcaaaaatagttttaccatcttgggcccattttttaaattttctacatgacttctattttatatgaaaattttttaaaaaatatgaagaaatacatattttttgatatcgctgattaaaattttattttgtgaataaaaaaaaaataatttttcttctcagtgtatattttttcaaattaagccaacaatactttataactctttctaacacactatttcggtaagactcatatttttcgagatatgaatcatcaaagatttctcttgctCAAATCGTTACACTTGagccaaaaaatgaaccataatgatgtattcggaaaagttgttggaaattataagcaaattcataaaattccatgaacatgacggtataacacgacaaacatttttttttatcccatttatttatttaaggctcattagcattttagctgtaacagagccgaattttaatcgtgtacatgtcacgtggttatcatatctataattagcatattacacagttgccattccttctataccattacatatggtacattcacacagtagccatttaggcgtaagagtattctttctgttcttccattatccagttggaccaccgaacagcggagacagttgatatgatcattgttgagttatttatagaacagcagcccgatgtgtcttgcagagcagagcagttgtatggatgaatcgatcttatttcgaccgtggatcgatctccatcgctgatgattgttgcgtggacgtagctattctgtaacaacacaaagatggtcaatgagggccccgagttttgaactcacgatcgatcgcttactaagcgaacgcgcaaccaatgtggctacggagacccccaacaacaaacatattaaaagggattatttactataaaaaaaagcaataaattagattttttttttaaatatctcgagaatggttgcattcagaaggagattgacaataactttttttgttttaaataacatcaggattcataatttgtgattaaaaatgactgctaacatacaaaatcTCGAAGTGtcgaaaattcttaaaaattcgatgttccacaaagttcgtcaaaaatagttttaccatcttgggcccattttcagaattttctacatgacttctattttgtatgaaaaaattaaaaaaaaaattaaaaaatatgtattttggatattgcaaattgaatgtttattttgtaaataaaaaaaagagtatttcggtacgactcatagtttttgagatataaattatcaaagatttctcttactcaaatcgatacacccttttcaaaagttacgcttgagtcaaaaaattcccaattgctgtggaaaactcatattttctccaacccaaacggaatacacactttcattggaatcaaaaatacaagtttttaaaatctgcatttttaggacgatttcatttggaattgctgtaaacagaaaatagtcagacTACTAAACCTACACAATGCAACAAAAAAGTATGAGCGTTAAATATTCTAAAATCTTGTATCTTCAAAATGATATACATTCCATCtatttgatttttcacgaaactACAGTCCTTAAAAAATTACTCAAAAATCACCAtgttgttcctctaattttttttttcaagtataaAATTTGATTCCAATTCAATGTTGCCCATCGGACCGTCGCGTTGCTTCAAATATGGTACTGTAGGGTCAGATATTGATGCCATGTTCCAAGCCATAATCCGATCCACGATCCACGATTCATCGAAGTGTCATTGTTGGAGACGAGATGGGGTTTATAAGTACAACACGCAACCCAGATATTGGACTAATTATCAAAGACCACGAAATAACATCATTTTCATTCGCGATCTAGAGAACATAACTTGTTATCACAATTTTGCAAAACATGACAATGACAGAGCGAGTATCAACCAA
The Toxorhynchites rutilus septentrionalis strain SRP chromosome 2, ASM2978413v1, whole genome shotgun sequence genome window above contains:
- the LOC129770696 gene encoding UDP-glucosyltransferase 2-like gives rise to the protein MVSTSARLLCFFIAAAIHFDGAQSAKILCFFPTASRSHVLGTQALMKNLASRGHEVTMVSAFPLSKPVKNYHDIYVPIEDAFGEVMASFMQGGSRNMIKFMPTILRASLDYNNFTLNSPQFRRLVEEKQHFDVAVVGWFMNDFVLGIGSLFNCPTILYFSAGPGGLNNLVGNPTEVASVPHLFLGNKNPMKFLDRVKNTLITTVDSVLVEYFKYRMKVYYDHNFPAEKQFPSYNEARLNVSLVMLNSYFTQTIPRPYVPNMVEVGGLQIKAKPDPLPSDLQEWLDGAEHGAIFLSFGSNLKSSNLRQDKFDAIIGSISKLKQRIIWKWDTDVMPGKPANVFIGKWLPQDAILAHPNLKLFVTHGGLGSITESMYHGVPVVGIPMFADQDTNVAQVVRDGWGVAVPFDELTEPLLTSAIREVLENAQYAERIERFATLYKDRPQTAMDLATFWVEYVVRHKGAPHLHYQGADLNFLQRNLIDVFAFLGVMVCLVFKTSAFLLRHLKRKICDGRRGNAADKQKTS